A single window of uncultured Fretibacterium sp. DNA harbors:
- a CDS encoding MGMT family protein translates to MKFTEKVYALVARIPRGRVASYGQVAAWCGSPRAARAVGCAMASVPRELALPCHRVVRSDGSVTAAFGPGGQRRLLECEGVLFTPDGRADMGRFHWDRGGAAELSGAGWKRNREKVS, encoded by the coding sequence ATGAAGTTCACGGAGAAGGTCTACGCGCTCGTCGCCCGGATTCCGCGGGGCCGGGTCGCTTCCTACGGGCAGGTCGCCGCCTGGTGCGGCTCGCCCCGCGCGGCCCGTGCGGTGGGCTGCGCGATGGCCTCCGTGCCGCGGGAGCTGGCCCTGCCCTGCCATCGGGTCGTCCGCTCGGACGGATCGGTGACGGCGGCCTTCGGCCCCGGTGGGCAGAGGCGCCTTCTCGAGTGCGAGGGGGTCCTCTTTACGCCCGACGGGCGGGCGGATATGGGGCGCTTTCACTGGGACCGCGGCGGGGCTGCCGAGCTTTCGGGGGCGGGCTGGAAGAGGAATCGCGAAAAGGTTTCGTGA
- the tal gene encoding transaldolase, whose product MRTVLHEAAELGQSVWLDTISRDLILSGGLERWIEQGVVGVTTNPSIFEQAIANTKDYDGEIAAMAREGRDAAEIYEVLTLREVGAAADILRPVHERTQGLDGYVSLEVNPLLASDRESTVSEAKRLFAALDRPNVMIKIPATPEGVEALEDCIAAGVNVNSTLIFSTAQYASVAEAYIRGLEARALQRLPLAVASVASVFVSRVDTAVDKLLAARGETALLGRTAIDGIRATYRRFRDIFSGPRWDALAGPGRGARVQRPLWASTGTKNPAYSDVLYLETLIGPDTVNTVPPKTLTAFLDHGRAERTLDAAPDGALAKRLGELGIDLDAVCSTLLSDGILAFESAFRSLLSAIEEKMRP is encoded by the coding sequence ATGAGGACCGTATTGCACGAGGCGGCGGAGTTGGGACAGAGCGTCTGGCTGGATACGATCAGCCGGGACCTCATCCTCTCGGGGGGGCTGGAGCGCTGGATCGAGCAGGGCGTCGTCGGGGTGACGACGAACCCCTCGATCTTCGAGCAGGCCATCGCGAACACGAAGGACTACGACGGCGAGATCGCGGCGATGGCCCGTGAGGGCAGGGATGCGGCGGAGATCTACGAGGTCCTGACGCTGCGCGAGGTCGGCGCGGCGGCCGATATACTCCGGCCCGTCCATGAACGCACCCAGGGGCTGGACGGCTACGTCAGCCTGGAGGTCAACCCTCTGCTGGCGTCCGACCGGGAAAGCACCGTCTCGGAGGCGAAGCGCCTCTTCGCCGCCCTGGACCGCCCGAACGTCATGATCAAGATCCCGGCGACACCCGAGGGGGTCGAGGCGCTCGAGGACTGCATCGCTGCGGGAGTCAACGTCAATTCCACGCTGATCTTCTCCACGGCGCAGTACGCGTCGGTTGCGGAGGCGTACATCCGGGGCCTGGAGGCCCGGGCTCTTCAGCGCCTGCCCCTGGCGGTCGCGTCCGTCGCGTCGGTCTTCGTCAGCCGCGTGGACACGGCGGTGGACAAGCTCCTGGCGGCCAGGGGCGAGACGGCTCTTTTGGGCAGGACGGCCATCGACGGCATCCGGGCGACGTACCGGCGCTTTCGCGACATCTTCTCCGGGCCGAGGTGGGATGCCCTGGCCGGGCCGGGCCGGGGGGCCCGGGTCCAGCGCCCGCTCTGGGCCAGCACGGGGACGAAGAACCCCGCGTACTCGGACGTGCTGTATCTGGAGACGCTGATCGGTCCGGATACGGTGAACACCGTTCCGCCCAAGACCCTGACCGCGTTCCTGGACCACGGCCGCGCGGAGCGGACGCTCGACGCCGCCCCGGACGGGGCGCTGGCGAAACGGCTCGGGGAGCTGGGGATCGATCTCGACGCGGTTTGTTCCACGCTGCTCTCGGACGGGATCTTGGCCTTCGAGTCCGCGTTCCGGTCGCTCCTCTCAGCCATCGAGGAGAAGATGAGACCTTAA
- the trmFO gene encoding methylenetetrahydrofolate--tRNA-(uracil(54)-C(5))-methyltransferase (FADH(2)-oxidizing) TrmFO, whose product MIDQAPERSERLAGVLRAPLCSVVGGGLAGCEAAWQLAERGVPVHLFEMRPLVMSPAHATDRLAEVVCSNSFGAEGETAAAGILKAELALFRSLVLECAHASRVPAGGALAVDRERFSGLVTERILGHPNIALVREEVRTIPAGPAILATGPLTAEPLAGALREALGHEYVAFFDAVAPIVTRESVDMEKAYVAGRYGRGDDYINCPMTREEYAAFLEALLAAERALPHDFERGMYFEGCMPVEAIADRGPDTLRFGPMKPVGLPDPRTGREPWAVVQLRRDNALGTLYNLVGFQTGLKWSEQRRVFSMIPGLERAEFVRFGVMHRNTSVNAPAVLDAHLRPLPLGRGDLFLAGQITGVEGYMESTAMGLVAGVNAARLLKGLPMPGWPAETAVGSLLRYLRGADPRHFQPMNTNLGIFPPLSERIRNKRERAAAFYARAVAAAEVFREELCLPL is encoded by the coding sequence CCGAACGGCTCGCCGGTGTCCTCCGCGCGCCCCTCTGCAGCGTCGTCGGGGGAGGGCTGGCGGGCTGCGAGGCCGCCTGGCAGCTGGCGGAGCGGGGCGTCCCGGTTCACCTGTTCGAGATGCGGCCCCTCGTCATGTCCCCCGCCCACGCGACCGACCGGCTCGCGGAGGTGGTGTGCAGCAACTCCTTCGGCGCGGAGGGGGAGACGGCCGCCGCGGGCATCCTGAAGGCGGAGCTCGCACTCTTCCGATCCCTCGTTCTGGAGTGCGCGCACGCCTCCCGCGTCCCGGCGGGCGGGGCCCTGGCGGTGGACCGGGAGCGCTTCTCCGGCCTCGTCACGGAGCGCATCCTGGGGCATCCCAACATCGCCCTCGTCCGGGAGGAGGTGCGCACGATCCCCGCTGGGCCCGCGATCCTCGCCACCGGGCCCCTGACGGCGGAGCCGCTGGCCGGCGCCCTGCGCGAGGCGCTGGGGCACGAATACGTGGCGTTCTTCGACGCGGTGGCCCCCATCGTGACGCGCGAGTCCGTCGATATGGAGAAGGCCTACGTCGCCGGACGCTACGGGCGCGGGGACGACTACATCAACTGCCCCATGACGCGGGAGGAGTACGCGGCCTTCCTGGAGGCGCTTCTGGCCGCGGAGCGTGCCCTGCCCCACGACTTCGAGAGGGGTATGTACTTCGAGGGCTGCATGCCCGTCGAGGCCATCGCCGACCGCGGGCCCGACACGCTGCGGTTCGGCCCCATGAAGCCCGTGGGTCTCCCCGACCCGCGGACCGGGCGGGAGCCCTGGGCGGTGGTTCAGCTGCGCCGGGACAACGCCCTGGGGACGCTCTACAACCTCGTGGGGTTCCAGACGGGGCTCAAGTGGAGCGAGCAGCGGCGCGTGTTCTCGATGATCCCAGGCCTGGAGCGCGCGGAGTTCGTCCGATTCGGCGTGATGCACCGCAACACGTCGGTCAACGCCCCTGCGGTGCTGGACGCGCACCTGCGTCCCCTGCCCCTGGGGCGCGGGGACCTGTTCCTGGCGGGGCAGATCACGGGGGTGGAGGGCTACATGGAGAGCACGGCGATGGGCCTGGTTGCGGGGGTGAACGCCGCCCGGCTCCTGAAGGGGCTTCCCATGCCGGGGTGGCCCGCGGAGACGGCCGTGGGCTCGCTGCTGCGCTATCTGCGTGGGGCCGACCCGAGGCATTTCCAGCCGATGAACACGAATCTGGGGATCTTTCCCCCTCTTTCGGAGCGGATCCGAAACAAGCGCGAGCGCGCCGCCGCCTTCTATGCCCGGGCCGTCGCCGCGGCGGAGGTGTTTCGGGAGGAGCTTTGTTTGCCCCTGTAA